The window TGAGCTTTCGATACGGTTTGTGGTTGAAGCTGATCCTCACCATAAAGACCTTGCATTCCAGCCCGAAAAAGGCGCAGCACATGGCCAGGGCGCTTCCCCACTGGCCCGCGCCGGTCTCCGTGGTAATCCTTTTGGTGCCGGCCACCTTATTATAATAGGCCTGTGCAATGGCCGTATTGGGTTTGTGGCTCCCGGCCGGGCTGACGCCCTCATTCTTATAGTAGATCTTGGCAGGTGTTCCGAGGTGTTTCTCGAGATTATAGGCCCTGTAAAGGGGGGTGGGCCGCCAGATGACATATTTTTCCAGGACCTCCTGAGGGATGTCGATCCATCTCTCGGTGCTTACTTCCTGCTCGATCAGATTCATGGGGAAGATGGGGGACAGATCATCAGGCCCGACAGGTTGACCGGTCCCCGGATGAAGCGGCGGTTCCATCGGTGTGGGCATATCTGCCATGATGTTGTACCATTGACGCGGCAATTCCGACTCGGGTAGAAAAATCTTTTTGACCTCCATAGTTCCTCCTTTTCTCTTCCATGAATGATGTTATGTGTTCTGATCCATGGCCCATGTGCCGCGGATCGGCCTTACCTCATTCTTAGGGTCTGAGAAACACTTCCCGGTTATCGGACACACGTGCAACCCTTTGAAGCGAGTACGAATCCGGGCGTAACAGAGAAATTGAAACCAACTTTTTGGGTTTGATTGAGCTGGAGAATAATTTGTAAAGAGTTATCGAGTCGTCGGGTCTTTAGTGCGGGAGATCGGGTACAAAGGAATCCGCCGGATCCTGACCGCATCAAATTGCGCAACCATGGCGCCGAAACGAATACTATGCGAGAAAAACAGATCAGAGGGTAAAGGGTTTATTCCTTAAAGTCAAGGACCAAAAACCGATTTCAGTTCGTCCTGGATGTATTTGAGGCGGTCGATCTCCTCTTCTCCCATATCCTTGTCTACCTCTGTTGATTTGATCTTCTTGCGCAAGGCCTTGAGTTCATTCTCCAGGTCGATGAGGGTATTCAGCATGGTGGTTTTCACGTCCGGGGTCTCCTCCTCGGCCGGGGGATTCTCCCATGCCAGATCCTTCGGTTTGAGGATAAGACGCTCTTTCCACATCGGGATATGGGCGATCAGGTGGAGCCTTTCCTGGATCTTCTCTGCCAGGGCCGTACTGGCGGCAGCCTCCCCGTGCACCACGAAGACCTTGGGGTTGGATTCGAAATGAGACACCCACGCCAAAAGGTCCTCCTGGTCGGCATGGGCCGAAAAGCCGCCGATGGTGAAGACCCTGGCCCTGACCGCCACGTTCTCTCTGAATATCTTGACCTGCTTTGCGCCGTCTACTATCTTGCGGCCGGTGGTCCCCTTGGCCTGAAATCCCACGATCACAATGCTGGCGCCCGGGCGCCAGAGATTGTGCTTGAGGTGATGCTTGATCCGGCCTGCCGTACACATGCCGCTTCCGGCAATCACAATGGCTGGTCCCGATGCCTCGTTAATGGCCATGGATTCTTTTGTGCTGGGGGTGAAGTGGAGGTTGGGCATTCCGAAGGGGTCATAACCGGAATCGACAATGGCAAGGGCCTCTTCATCGTAGCACTTCTTGTTCTTCCGGAAGATCTCCGTCGCCTTTATGGCCAGTGGACTGTCCAGGTAGATGGGGATGTCCGGGATCAGGCCGTTGCGGAGAAATTCACCCAGAATATAGAGGATTTCCTGAGTTCTTTCCACGGCAAAGGCCGGGATAATGATCTTCTCTCCGGCTGCTGCGCTGTACCTTATGGCCTCAACCAGTTCCTTCTTGCTCTCTTCAAATGTACGATGGATGCGGTTACCGTAGGTGGATTCCACAAACAGATAGTCGGCGTTAAAGATCTCCCGCGGGTCCCTGACGATCAGCTGTTCTTTTTTGCCCAGATCTCCGGAAAAGACCATCTTGAGCGCATCTTTCCCATCTTCCACCCAGAGTTCCAGAATGGAAGAGCCCAGGATATGCCCGGCATTCCTCAGCCGGGCCTTGACACCCGGCTCGATCGTGATGATCTGGTTTTTTTCGGTGGGATGCAGATATTTCAGGCTTGCCTCAGCGTCCTCCGTGGTATACAGGGGCGCCACATCCACTCCGGCCTGGCGTTTGTTCTTGCGGGTCTGCCACTCGGCATCCATTTCCTGGATGTGGGCCGCATCCAAGAGCATGATCTCGCACAGCTCTGCAGTCGGCGGGGAGGTGATGATCTTCCCTTGAAACCCATCCTTCACCAGCTTCGGGATTCGACCACTGTGGTCAATATGGGCGTGGGTCAAGAAAAGGGTCTCGATCTCTTTCGGGTCAAACCCCCAGTCTCCCCTGTTCCGCTCCTCCATCTGCCGTCCGCCCTGAAAAAGCCCGCAGTCTACG is drawn from Deltaproteobacteria bacterium and contains these coding sequences:
- a CDS encoding MBL fold metallo-hydrolase, whose amino-acid sequence is MIRVTCLGGAGSVTGSCYLVESPAKKKVLVDCGLFQGGRQMEERNRGDWGFDPKEIETLFLTHAHIDHSGRIPKLVKDGFQGKIITSPPTAELCEIMLLDAAHIQEMDAEWQTRKNKRQAGVDVAPLYTTEDAEASLKYLHPTEKNQIITIEPGVKARLRNAGHILGSSILELWVEDGKDALKMVFSGDLGKKEQLIVRDPREIFNADYLFVESTYGNRIHRTFEESKKELVEAIRYSAAAGEKIIIPAFAVERTQEILYILGEFLRNGLIPDIPIYLDSPLAIKATEIFRKNKKCYDEEALAIVDSGYDPFGMPNLHFTPSTKESMAINEASGPAIVIAGSGMCTAGRIKHHLKHNLWRPGASIVIVGFQAKGTTGRKIVDGAKQVKIFRENVAVRARVFTIGGFSAHADQEDLLAWVSHFESNPKVFVVHGEAAASTALAEKIQERLHLIAHIPMWKERLILKPKDLAWENPPAEEETPDVKTTMLNTLIDLENELKALRKKIKSTEVDKDMGEEEIDRLKYIQDELKSVFGP